The following proteins are co-located in the Eriocheir sinensis breed Jianghai 21 chromosome 1, ASM2467909v1, whole genome shotgun sequence genome:
- the LOC126998353 gene encoding uncharacterized protein LOC126998353 isoform X1: protein MSVQDMMEGLVTAILLVMVTGSARAVEVVFLTGSERAVEVVMVTGSARAVEVVFLTGSERAVEVVMVTGSARAVEVVFLTGSERAVEVVMVTGSARAVEVVMVTGSARAVEVVMVTVVEVVVLVIEEGLDVLHAVVSLCGGGSHERRLVSCPV from the exons ATGTCTGTACAGGATATGATGGAGGGGCTGGTGACGGCGatattgttggtgatggtgacggggtcggcgagggcggtggaggtggtgttcttgacagggtcggagagggcggtggaggtggtgatggtgacggggtcggcgagggcggtggaggtggtgttcttgacagggtcggagagggcggtggaggtggtgatggtgacgggatcggcgagggcggtggaggtggtgttcttgacagggtcggagagggcggtggaggtggtgatggtgacggggtcggcgagggcggtggag gtggtgatggtgacggggtcggcgagggcggtggaggtggtgatggtgacggtggtggaggtggtggtgttggtgatagagGAGGGGTTGGATGTCCTGCATGCGGTTGTGTCCTTGTGCGGTGGAGGATCACACGAACGGCGTTTGGTGTCATGTCCAGTATAG
- the LOC126998353 gene encoding uncharacterized protein LOC126998353 isoform X3 produces MSVQDMMEGLVTAILLVMVTGSARAVEVVFLTGSERAVEVVMVTGSARAVEVVFLTGSERAVEVVMVTGSARAVEVVFLTGSERAVEVVMVTGSARAVEVVMVTVVEVVVLVIEEGLDVLHAVVSLCGGGSHERRLVSCPV; encoded by the exons ATGTCTGTACAGGATATGATGGAGGGGCTGGTGACGGCGatattgttggtgatggtgacggggtcggcgagggcggtggaggtggtgttcttgacagggtcggagagggcggtggaggtggtgatggtgacggggtcggcgagggcggtggaggtggtgttcttgacagggtcggagagggcggtggag gtggtgatggtgacggggtcggcgagggcggtggaggtggtgttcttgacagggtcggagagggcggtggaggtggtgatggtgacggggtcggcgagggcggtggaggtggtgatggtgacggtggtggaggtggtggtgttggtgatagagGAGGGGTTGGATGTCCTGCATGCGGTTGTGTCCTTGTGCGGTGGAGGATCACACGAACGGCGTTTGGTGTCATGTCCAGTATAG
- the LOC126998353 gene encoding uncharacterized protein LOC126998353 isoform X2, translated as MSVQDMMEGLVTAILLVMVTGSARAVEVVFLTGSERAVEVVMVTGSARAVEVVFLTGSERAVEVVMVTGSARAVEVVFLTGSERAVEVVMVTGSARAVEVVFLTGSERAVEVVMVTVVEVVVLVIEEGLDVLHAVVSLCGGGSHERRLVSCPV; from the exons ATGTCTGTACAGGATATGATGGAGGGGCTGGTGACGGCGatattgttggtgatggtgacggggtcggcgagggcggtggaggtggtgttcttgacagggtcggagagggcggtggaggtggtgatggtgacggggtcggcgagggcggtggaggtggtgttcttgacagggtcggagagggcggtggaggtggtgatggtgacgggatcggcgagggcggtggaggtggtgttcttgacagggtcggagagggcggtggaggtggtgatggtgacggggtcggcgagggcggtggaggtggtgttcttgacagggtcggagagggcggtggag gtggtgatggtgacggtggtggaggtggtggtgttggtgatagagGAGGGGTTGGATGTCCTGCATGCGGTTGTGTCCTTGTGCGGTGGAGGATCACACGAACGGCGTTTGGTGTCATGTCCAGTATAG